A genomic region of uncultured Paludibaculum sp. contains the following coding sequences:
- a CDS encoding pitrilysin family protein, whose amino-acid sequence MADAKIFAYDYDQYDYPNGLRLITVPAPYPQVVSLYIVVQTGSRNEVEEGRSGFAHFFEHMMFRGTPAFPPERYEAVLQETGASSNAYTDDDRTVYHTTLTKEDFERVLAMEADRFQNLDYPLEGFQTEALAVLGEYNKDSTEPVNKLMEVLRDTAFDTHTYKHTTMGFLRDIERMPQMYDYSRTFFDRFYRPEYTTLIVAGDVEPAEVRAQVERHWGAWQRGQYLCTPPVEPAQSAPREAHIPWPTHTLPYLLVAHHAPAYNDESIDGAALDIISFLGFSESSPLYEKLVIEDQSIDLLWASNADHVDPYLFTVMARIKEEPLVPSVRESILSTLQSFAEKPVEADLLANVKSHLRYRFALGLDNSEAIAASLAHYISLRRTPETINRLYRLYEQVTPEILQSVAARYFHANGRTIVTLANGAA is encoded by the coding sequence ATGGCTGACGCCAAAATCTTTGCCTACGACTACGACCAATACGACTACCCCAACGGCCTGAGGCTCATCACCGTACCCGCGCCTTACCCGCAGGTCGTCAGCCTTTACATCGTCGTCCAGACCGGCTCGCGCAATGAAGTCGAAGAGGGTCGCAGCGGCTTCGCGCACTTCTTCGAACACATGATGTTCCGCGGCACGCCCGCCTTCCCGCCCGAGCGCTACGAGGCCGTCCTGCAGGAGACCGGAGCCTCGTCCAACGCCTACACCGACGACGACCGCACCGTCTATCACACCACCCTCACCAAAGAGGACTTCGAGCGCGTCCTCGCCATGGAGGCCGACCGTTTCCAGAACCTCGACTACCCTCTCGAAGGCTTCCAAACCGAAGCCCTCGCCGTCCTGGGTGAGTACAACAAAGACAGCACTGAGCCCGTCAACAAGCTCATGGAAGTCCTGCGCGACACCGCCTTCGACACCCACACCTACAAACACACCACCATGGGCTTCCTGCGCGATATCGAGCGCATGCCCCAGATGTACGACTACTCGCGCACGTTCTTCGATCGCTTCTACCGCCCCGAATACACCACCCTCATCGTGGCCGGCGATGTCGAGCCCGCCGAGGTCCGCGCCCAGGTCGAGCGGCATTGGGGCGCCTGGCAACGTGGCCAGTACCTCTGTACGCCGCCTGTCGAACCCGCCCAATCCGCGCCGCGCGAAGCCCACATCCCCTGGCCCACGCACACCCTGCCGTATCTCCTGGTGGCCCACCACGCCCCCGCCTACAACGACGAATCCATCGACGGCGCCGCCCTCGACATCATCAGCTTCCTCGGCTTCTCCGAGAGCTCACCGCTCTACGAGAAGCTCGTCATCGAGGATCAGAGCATCGATCTCCTCTGGGCCAGCAACGCCGATCACGTGGACCCCTATCTCTTCACCGTCATGGCCCGCATCAAGGAAGAACCCCTCGTGCCGTCGGTCCGCGAGTCCATCCTGTCCACGCTCCAGTCCTTTGCTGAGAAGCCCGTCGAGGCGGACCTGCTCGCCAACGTGAAGAGTCACCTCCGCTACCGTTTCGCCCTCGGCCTCGACAACAGCGAAGCCATCGCCGCCTCGTTGGCCCACTACATTTCCCTGCGCCGTACGCCTGAGACCATCAATCGCCTCTACCGCCTCTACGAACAGGTCACCCCCGAAATCCTCCAGAGCGTTGCCGCCCGCTACTTCCACGCCAACGGCCGCACCATCGTCACGCTCGCCAACGGAGCCGCATAA
- a CDS encoding long-chain-fatty-acid--CoA ligase — protein sequence MNVPLTPLRCLQRAQELFGQKIGVVCGPRSFTYQEFAERCQRLATALPKHGVAAGDRVAYLSFNTHQLLEGYYGVVQAGAIVMPLNVRLSSGELTTILNHAGVKVLLFENDFACLVELLKPHCPTVERWVSLNDGHALADFPYEALLADGHPQEPDIFAVDENAVAELFYTSGSTGTPKGVMLTHRNLYLHALGVLNLARDPDYTVDLHTIPLFHANGWGKPQCSTINGFKQVMVRRFDPATVFGLIQEHKATEMSLVPTMANMLLNSPALSQYDLSSMKVVMLGGAAASPELIARLEAALHCDVRAGYGLSETSPVVTCARQKSTVVYGSEAERWRRHAMAGWPVLGTRVHVVDLYDKPVPRDGQSIGEVVVQGDQVMAGYYREPGATEAVMRNNWFHTGDMAVWDEDGYIHIVDRKKEIIISGGENISSIEVERAICMHEAVLECAVVAAPDAEWGEVPAAVISVKPGYELTEEVLLEFLKTRLGRFKMPRICEFIDEPLPKTGTGKIRKLILRERFWSDKEKRVQG from the coding sequence ATGAATGTGCCCCTCACTCCGCTGCGCTGCCTGCAAAGGGCGCAGGAGCTGTTCGGACAGAAGATCGGGGTCGTTTGCGGCCCGCGGTCGTTCACCTACCAGGAGTTTGCCGAACGATGCCAGCGGTTGGCCACCGCGCTGCCCAAGCACGGCGTGGCGGCGGGGGACCGCGTGGCGTATCTCAGCTTCAATACGCATCAACTGCTGGAGGGGTACTACGGCGTGGTGCAGGCAGGGGCGATCGTGATGCCCCTGAATGTGCGGCTGTCCTCCGGTGAATTGACCACCATCCTCAATCACGCGGGCGTGAAGGTACTGCTATTCGAGAACGATTTCGCCTGCCTGGTGGAGCTGCTGAAGCCGCACTGCCCGACGGTGGAGCGCTGGGTGTCGCTGAACGACGGGCATGCGCTGGCCGATTTTCCCTATGAAGCGCTGCTGGCGGACGGGCACCCGCAGGAGCCCGACATCTTCGCCGTGGATGAGAACGCGGTGGCCGAGCTGTTCTATACGAGCGGCAGCACAGGGACTCCGAAGGGCGTGATGCTGACGCATCGCAATCTCTATCTGCATGCACTGGGCGTTCTGAATCTGGCCAGGGATCCGGACTATACGGTGGATCTGCATACGATTCCCCTGTTCCACGCGAATGGGTGGGGCAAGCCGCAGTGCTCGACCATCAATGGCTTCAAGCAAGTGATGGTGCGGCGGTTCGATCCGGCGACGGTGTTCGGACTGATCCAGGAGCATAAAGCCACGGAGATGAGCCTGGTGCCGACCATGGCGAATATGCTTCTCAACTCTCCGGCGTTGAGCCAATACGATCTGTCGAGCATGAAGGTGGTGATGCTGGGCGGGGCGGCGGCGTCGCCGGAGCTGATCGCACGGCTGGAGGCGGCGTTGCATTGCGACGTACGGGCCGGGTATGGGTTGAGCGAGACGAGCCCGGTGGTAACTTGCGCCCGGCAGAAGTCGACTGTGGTTTACGGCAGCGAGGCAGAGCGGTGGCGGCGGCATGCGATGGCGGGGTGGCCGGTGCTGGGCACAAGGGTGCACGTGGTGGATCTCTACGACAAGCCGGTGCCGCGAGATGGGCAATCGATTGGTGAGGTGGTGGTGCAGGGCGATCAGGTGATGGCCGGTTACTACCGGGAGCCCGGCGCGACCGAGGCGGTGATGCGCAACAACTGGTTCCACACTGGCGATATGGCGGTGTGGGATGAGGACGGCTACATCCACATCGTCGATCGGAAGAAAGAGATCATCATCAGCGGCGGGGAGAATATCTCGTCGATTGAGGTGGAGCGGGCGATTTGCATGCACGAGGCGGTGCTGGAGTGCGCCGTGGTGGCGGCTCCGGACGCGGAGTGGGGCGAGGTGCCGGCGGCGGTGATCTCGGTGAAGCCGGGGTACGAGCTGACGGAAGAGGTGCTGCTGGAATTTCTGAAGACACGGCTGGGGCGGTTCAAGATGCCGCGCATCTGCGAGTTCATCGACGAGCCACTGCCGAAGACGGGGACGGGGAAGATCAGGAAACTGATCTTGCGCGAGAGGTTCTGGTCTGATAAAGAGAAGCGGGTACAAGGTTAG
- a CDS encoding ABC transporter ATP-binding protein: MSQPEVVFDNVSKFYGEVLGVNRVSLRIPPGLTSLVGPNGSGKTTLMNLMMGLIHPDRGAVSIRGLSPRDPEQLMRICGYATQYDAAPRWASGFQFVTTGLELYGYTRAQAEHKAWEALKRVSLTEAAHRKVAAYSKGMRQRVRLAQAIAHEPDVLVLDEPLNGLDPLVRAETIALFRDYAAMGRHVILSSHVLQEVDVISDQVVLIANGSILAEGEIRGVREEIHEHPSQFIIRCRDASRIASLLFSEEHVTEIKLNDDKLGLLVMTRNREEFARALSRIALNGHDVTSVIPADENVDALYEYLIGGGR, encoded by the coding sequence GTGAGTCAGCCGGAAGTAGTCTTCGATAATGTCTCGAAGTTCTATGGCGAGGTGCTGGGGGTGAACCGGGTTTCGCTGCGGATTCCGCCAGGGCTGACGAGCCTGGTGGGGCCGAACGGGTCGGGCAAGACGACGTTGATGAACCTGATGATGGGGCTGATCCATCCAGACCGGGGGGCGGTTTCGATTCGGGGCTTGAGTCCGAGGGACCCGGAGCAGTTGATGCGGATCTGCGGGTATGCGACGCAGTATGATGCGGCTCCGCGATGGGCGTCGGGCTTCCAGTTTGTGACGACGGGCCTGGAGTTGTACGGGTATACGCGAGCACAGGCGGAGCACAAGGCCTGGGAGGCGTTGAAGCGCGTGAGTCTGACGGAGGCGGCGCACCGCAAGGTGGCGGCGTATTCGAAGGGCATGCGGCAGCGGGTCCGGCTCGCCCAGGCGATTGCGCATGAGCCGGACGTGCTGGTGCTGGACGAGCCGCTGAATGGCTTGGATCCCCTGGTGCGGGCGGAGACGATTGCGTTGTTCCGCGACTATGCGGCGATGGGCCGGCACGTGATTCTGTCGAGCCATGTGCTGCAGGAAGTGGATGTGATCAGCGACCAGGTGGTGCTGATTGCGAACGGAAGCATCCTGGCCGAGGGCGAGATTCGCGGGGTGCGGGAGGAGATTCACGAGCACCCGAGCCAGTTCATCATCCGGTGCCGGGATGCGTCGCGGATTGCGTCGCTGTTGTTCTCGGAAGAGCACGTGACAGAGATCAAGCTGAACGACGACAAGCTGGGGCTGCTGGTGATGACCCGGAACCGGGAGGAGTTTGCGCGGGCGTTGTCGCGGATCGCTCTGAATGGGCACGATGTGACGAGTGTGATTCCGGCGGATGAGAACGTGGATGCCTTGTATGAGTACCTGATTGGGGGTGGGCGATGA
- a CDS encoding 50S ribosomal protein L11 methyltransferase: MYSLFLECPEQDAELLSSELWEEGASGIQEESLPGSRCQLRAWFDDPTGLMQRFAPFQPRLEVDEDVDWEQASRQAWQPFEIGDRLYLAPEWDEDPTPRGRMRLTIHPGQALGTGDHPATQLCLEALEKHLPHSAVVLDVGAGTGILMAGAALLGARHVAGCDIEYESIAVAYRNLLTDGLPPHVFAGSTRAVRSQSVDLVVANINAVTHETLASEYARVSRRWLVLSGFPDRHAARVRAALKRHGFEVVETIEKNEWVCLVLWNEENS; this comes from the coding sequence ATGTATTCGTTATTCCTGGAGTGTCCGGAACAAGACGCGGAGCTGCTCTCCTCGGAGCTGTGGGAGGAGGGTGCGAGTGGGATTCAGGAAGAGTCACTGCCGGGCTCGCGGTGCCAACTGCGGGCATGGTTTGACGATCCGACGGGCCTGATGCAGCGATTCGCGCCATTCCAACCTCGACTCGAAGTAGACGAGGACGTGGATTGGGAGCAAGCGTCGCGGCAGGCGTGGCAGCCGTTCGAGATTGGCGACCGGCTGTATCTGGCTCCGGAGTGGGATGAGGATCCGACGCCGCGCGGCCGGATGCGATTGACGATTCACCCGGGGCAGGCGCTGGGGACGGGGGACCATCCGGCGACGCAGTTGTGCCTGGAGGCGCTAGAGAAGCATCTGCCGCACTCGGCCGTCGTGCTGGACGTGGGCGCGGGCACGGGGATCCTGATGGCGGGCGCGGCGTTGTTGGGCGCGCGGCACGTGGCGGGGTGCGACATCGAGTATGAGTCGATTGCGGTGGCCTATCGGAATCTGTTGACAGATGGGCTGCCGCCGCATGTGTTCGCGGGGTCGACGCGAGCGGTGCGGTCGCAGTCAGTGGATCTCGTCGTGGCCAATATCAACGCGGTGACGCATGAGACGCTGGCGAGCGAGTATGCGCGGGTGTCGAGGCGCTGGCTGGTGCTGTCGGGCTTTCCGGACCGGCATGCGGCGCGCGTGCGGGCGGCGCTGAAGCGGCACGGGTTCGAGGTGGTGGAGACGATCGAGAAGAACGAATGGGTGTGCCTGGTCCTATGGAACGAAGAAAATTCCTGA
- a CDS encoding amidase — MFELLGLSEMAAAVEQGSISPLELTNIHLQAIEAKNPRVNAFIEVYAEEAIDRAGTPLTGPLAGVPVTVKDSFDIAGRVTNCGSLLRADAVATRHSNVVDRLLNAGAILIGKTSTPEFLYYYETDNRLIGRTNHPLDEARTSGGSSGGEAAAIASGMSAGGVGSDGGGSIREPAHFCGICGLKPTPGRVGAGGHWPEIAHPTGFMGVAGPMARTAADVRLLFEVLAGYDPRDPFSAPVPLQSQSARRARIFVITGYKTELACTQAPHKAAVLLNELGHSVEEFPFALLSEAHDLWRLLFVDYLTAGIRDMVQGREDDCDWTGLELTRYARETIDASRLGRILLERDRMRARLLEFMGNDAVLIAPAFGVTAFPHRQCPMDLMDAIRPVSPANLLGLPALVLPMVSTPEGMPAGVQLIGAPWTDELLLDLAVRLEHARGSQWLTPKSLPTTTTNTTTPTA, encoded by the coding sequence ATGTTCGAATTGCTGGGTCTCTCTGAGATGGCCGCCGCCGTGGAGCAGGGCTCCATCTCTCCGCTCGAACTCACAAACATCCACCTTCAAGCCATCGAAGCGAAGAATCCTCGCGTCAACGCTTTCATCGAGGTCTACGCCGAAGAGGCGATCGACCGCGCCGGAACGCCCCTCACCGGCCCTCTCGCCGGTGTCCCCGTCACCGTCAAGGACTCCTTCGACATCGCGGGCCGCGTGACCAACTGCGGTAGCCTCCTCCGTGCCGACGCCGTCGCCACCCGCCACTCCAACGTGGTCGACCGCCTCCTCAATGCCGGCGCCATTCTCATCGGCAAAACCTCCACCCCAGAGTTCCTCTACTACTACGAAACCGACAACCGGCTCATCGGCCGCACCAACCACCCGCTGGACGAAGCCCGCACCAGTGGCGGCAGCAGCGGCGGCGAGGCCGCGGCCATCGCTTCCGGAATGTCCGCCGGTGGAGTCGGCAGCGACGGCGGCGGCTCCATCCGCGAACCCGCCCATTTCTGCGGCATCTGCGGACTCAAGCCCACCCCCGGACGCGTTGGCGCCGGTGGACACTGGCCTGAGATCGCCCATCCCACGGGCTTCATGGGCGTAGCTGGACCCATGGCTCGCACCGCCGCCGATGTCCGCCTTCTCTTCGAAGTCCTGGCCGGCTATGACCCGCGCGATCCTTTCTCCGCGCCCGTCCCCCTCCAGTCCCAGTCCGCGCGCCGGGCCCGCATCTTCGTCATCACCGGCTACAAAACCGAACTCGCCTGCACCCAGGCCCCCCACAAGGCTGCGGTTCTCCTCAACGAACTCGGCCACTCCGTCGAGGAATTCCCCTTCGCCCTCCTCTCGGAGGCCCACGACCTCTGGCGCCTGCTCTTCGTCGACTATCTCACCGCCGGCATCCGCGACATGGTCCAGGGCAGGGAAGACGACTGCGATTGGACCGGCCTCGAACTCACCCGTTATGCCCGCGAAACCATCGACGCTTCGCGTCTGGGCCGCATCCTGCTTGAACGCGATCGTATGCGCGCCCGTCTCCTCGAATTCATGGGGAACGACGCCGTTCTCATCGCCCCCGCCTTTGGCGTGACCGCGTTCCCCCACCGCCAGTGCCCCATGGACCTGATGGATGCCATCCGCCCCGTCTCGCCCGCCAACCTCCTGGGCCTGCCCGCCCTGGTTCTGCCCATGGTCTCGACACCCGAAGGCATGCCCGCCGGCGTCCAACTGATAGGCGCCCCCTGGACCGACGAACTTCTGCTGGACCTCGCGGTCCGTCTCGAACACGCAAGAGGAAGCCAATGGCTGACGCCAAAATCTTTGCCTACGACTACGACCAATACGACTACCCCAACGGCCTGA
- a CDS encoding enolase C-terminal domain-like protein — MERRKFLSALAGAPAVMGAAAAPSKISAIEMWQFTGRRTVTPGQDAQFQVQATHIYDALRPKPYKDNPQAPRESAVNAIYLNIKTADGLEGWYGPVDREAALVIDTQMRPFLMGKDALAVEAMWDQMWRSNRHSRAGFFLMAISAVDNCLWDLRGRYYKTPVYRLLGGPTRADVEVYGSCLGFSVELEPAFRKAQELKAAGFHHQKWFMAYGPGDGNEGLDKNVALVRTLREAVGPDVELMFDVYTGWTLDYAIAWAKQVEQYRPRWVEEAFNSDKMESFVALHKATSIPIATGEHFYGRWEAKRFLEAGAITVVQADPEWCGGLSELVKICGIASLYDAQVLPHGHSLHAALHVIASQSPAVCPRAEYLITKMRSYYWFEKNQMTPVKARIALPEGPGFGIEFDEGHIEKRVAFRG, encoded by the coding sequence ATGGAACGAAGAAAATTCCTGAGTGCGCTGGCCGGTGCGCCGGCGGTGATGGGCGCCGCGGCCGCGCCTTCGAAGATCTCGGCCATCGAGATGTGGCAGTTCACGGGACGGCGGACGGTGACTCCGGGACAGGACGCGCAGTTCCAGGTGCAGGCAACGCACATTTATGACGCGCTGCGGCCGAAGCCGTATAAGGACAATCCGCAGGCTCCGCGTGAGTCGGCCGTGAATGCGATCTACCTGAACATCAAGACGGCTGACGGGCTGGAGGGATGGTACGGGCCGGTGGACCGGGAAGCGGCGCTGGTGATCGATACGCAGATGCGGCCGTTCCTGATGGGGAAGGATGCGCTGGCCGTGGAGGCGATGTGGGACCAGATGTGGCGGTCGAACCGGCATTCGCGGGCGGGCTTTTTCCTGATGGCAATTTCGGCGGTGGACAACTGCCTTTGGGATTTGCGGGGGCGGTATTACAAGACTCCGGTGTACCGGTTGCTGGGCGGGCCGACGCGGGCGGACGTCGAAGTGTACGGGTCGTGCCTGGGGTTCTCCGTGGAATTGGAGCCGGCGTTCCGGAAGGCTCAGGAGTTGAAGGCGGCGGGGTTCCACCATCAGAAGTGGTTTATGGCGTATGGCCCGGGCGATGGGAATGAAGGGCTGGATAAGAACGTTGCGCTGGTGCGGACGCTGCGGGAGGCCGTGGGTCCAGATGTCGAGCTGATGTTCGACGTGTATACGGGCTGGACGCTGGACTACGCGATCGCCTGGGCGAAGCAGGTAGAGCAGTACCGGCCGCGCTGGGTGGAGGAGGCGTTCAACTCGGACAAGATGGAGTCATTCGTCGCGCTGCATAAGGCGACGTCGATTCCGATTGCGACCGGTGAGCACTTCTATGGGCGTTGGGAGGCGAAACGGTTCCTGGAGGCAGGGGCGATTACGGTGGTGCAGGCGGATCCGGAGTGGTGCGGCGGGTTGAGTGAACTCGTGAAGATCTGCGGGATTGCATCGCTGTACGACGCGCAGGTGCTGCCGCATGGGCATAGTCTGCATGCGGCGCTGCATGTGATTGCGTCGCAGAGTCCGGCGGTGTGTCCTCGGGCGGAGTATCTGATTACGAAGATGCGGTCGTATTACTGGTTTGAGAAGAACCAGATGACTCCGGTGAAGGCTCGGATTGCGTTGCCGGAGGGGCCGGGGTTTGGGATTGAGTTTGACGAGGGGCACATCGAGAAGAGGGTGGCGTTTCGGGGGTAG
- the moaC gene encoding cyclic pyranopterin monophosphate synthase MoaC → MKKKQKLSHYDDAGVARMVDVSEKTATKRTARARGFVRMKAAMLKALPENPKGNPLEVARIAGVMAAKRTHELIPLCHPLALSHVDVDAVVKKDGIALEATVSTTGPTGVEMEALTAVSVAALTIYDMTKALDKGITIERIELMEKTGGKSGHYRR, encoded by the coding sequence ATGAAGAAAAAGCAGAAGCTGTCGCACTATGACGATGCCGGGGTGGCCCGGATGGTGGACGTCAGCGAGAAGACGGCCACGAAGCGAACGGCACGGGCGCGTGGGTTCGTTCGGATGAAGGCGGCGATGCTGAAGGCGCTGCCGGAGAACCCGAAGGGCAATCCGCTGGAGGTGGCGCGCATCGCGGGGGTAATGGCGGCCAAGCGGACGCATGAGCTGATTCCGCTGTGCCATCCGCTGGCGTTGTCACACGTGGATGTGGATGCAGTGGTGAAGAAAGACGGGATTGCGCTGGAGGCGACGGTGTCGACGACGGGCCCGACGGGTGTCGAGATGGAGGCGCTGACGGCCGTGAGCGTGGCGGCGTTGACGATCTACGACATGACCAAGGCGCTGGACAAAGGGATCACGATCGAGCGGATCGAACTGATGGAGAAGACCGGCGGGAAGTCGGGGCACTACCGGCGATGA
- the glp gene encoding gephyrin-like molybdotransferase Glp gives MAAATLCIVDALSFLEARRVVLEQVRGSRTVPTVEIIRLEEAAGRVLAEAAMADRDYPPAPRSMRDGFAVRAADLPGTLTIVGEVRAGQAVDCRVEPGEAVEIMTGASVPDGADAVVMIEHTQVAGTRVDVPKALEMGANVNPRGRDALAGSLILDAGCRMGYAEIALLASIGQAEVAVYRRPRVAILATGDELVEVDVVPEPHQIRNSNSWSLAAQVMRAGGEAVVLPVAADELETTKELIAEGLDCDLLLLSGGVSAGKYDLVETALASFGAEIYFDRVRIQPGQPCVFGQAKGTFFFGLPGNPASTMVCFEVFARAALELLGGQTEPLLAITQAQLKAAFRQKPGLTRFLPARLDAAGLVTAVGWSGSGDIAAVTRANAYLVSDPEKEEYAAGEWIGVMAR, from the coding sequence ATGGCCGCTGCTACACTGTGCATTGTGGACGCCCTTTCTTTTCTAGAGGCCCGGCGGGTCGTGCTGGAGCAGGTACGGGGCTCCCGCACCGTGCCCACGGTGGAGATCATACGGCTGGAAGAGGCCGCCGGCCGAGTGTTGGCCGAGGCTGCGATGGCCGATCGCGACTATCCACCGGCGCCACGATCGATGCGCGATGGGTTTGCCGTGCGTGCGGCGGATTTGCCGGGCACCTTGACGATTGTGGGCGAGGTGCGGGCCGGACAGGCCGTGGATTGCCGGGTGGAGCCGGGCGAGGCGGTGGAGATCATGACGGGTGCATCGGTGCCGGACGGGGCCGATGCAGTGGTGATGATCGAGCACACGCAGGTGGCAGGGACTCGGGTGGACGTGCCAAAGGCCCTGGAGATGGGCGCAAACGTGAATCCGCGGGGACGCGACGCGCTGGCAGGCTCACTGATTCTGGACGCAGGCTGCCGGATGGGGTACGCGGAGATTGCGCTGCTGGCCTCCATAGGGCAAGCCGAAGTGGCCGTGTACCGGCGTCCGCGAGTCGCGATTCTGGCTACGGGGGATGAACTGGTGGAGGTGGATGTAGTGCCGGAGCCGCACCAGATCCGCAACTCCAACTCATGGTCGCTGGCCGCGCAGGTGATGCGGGCCGGGGGCGAGGCGGTGGTGCTTCCCGTGGCCGCGGATGAACTGGAGACAACCAAGGAGCTGATCGCCGAAGGGCTGGATTGTGACTTGCTGCTGTTGTCGGGCGGCGTGTCAGCCGGCAAGTACGACCTGGTGGAGACGGCGCTGGCATCGTTTGGCGCGGAGATCTACTTCGACCGGGTGCGGATCCAGCCAGGCCAGCCTTGTGTGTTTGGGCAGGCCAAGGGGACGTTTTTCTTTGGGCTGCCGGGGAATCCGGCATCGACGATGGTGTGTTTCGAGGTTTTCGCGCGGGCGGCACTGGAGTTGCTGGGCGGCCAGACTGAGCCGCTGCTGGCGATCACACAGGCCCAGCTGAAGGCTGCGTTCCGGCAGAAGCCGGGATTGACGCGGTTTCTGCCGGCGCGACTGGATGCAGCAGGACTGGTGACGGCTGTGGGCTGGTCTGGATCGGGCGATATCGCAGCGGTGACGCGGGCGAACGCCTATCTGGTGTCGGATCCGGAGAAGGAAGAGTATGCAGCCGGCGAGTGGATTGGAGTGATGGCGCGATGA
- a CDS encoding pitrilysin family protein, whose product MNFITRPDSTPLISLRVVFQTGSAQDPPVHGGTAWMVGMMLASGGSRTQTYKQILDALFPMGVSIGCQVSKEQITFTAEVHRDHIDAFYDIFRAMLLDPGWRDDDFARLTDDAVNLLEVELRGQNDEELAKEILYQRIYQGHPYGRYDAGTVSSLQSLKLDDLKQFYLAEFASSNLTIAIGGGYPEGFEQRLRKDFSSLPLRARSSVEIPPAPPIGETELYLLEKPARGVAISLGFPLAVRRGHPDFPALLLAASALGQHRMSSGRLFTRMRQHRGLNYGDYAYIEYFPGGMYTLEPSPNHARANDIFQLWIRPVDRDQAHFALRLALHELERFVREGLTQDEFDRSRSFLSKYVNLLLKTKSEELGYAVDSAYYGIQPYPEYVRTGLSQLTRDQVNAAIKRHLRADRLKIVAVGEGMADFRQAILENRVAPMTYNSPKPEEILEEDKIVERRQVEVRPESALIVEAATAFNE is encoded by the coding sequence GTGAACTTCATCACCCGACCCGACAGCACGCCGCTCATCAGCCTCCGCGTCGTTTTTCAAACCGGATCCGCCCAGGACCCGCCCGTCCACGGCGGCACCGCCTGGATGGTAGGCATGATGCTGGCCTCCGGCGGCAGCCGTACCCAAACCTACAAGCAGATCCTCGACGCCCTCTTCCCCATGGGCGTCTCCATCGGCTGCCAGGTCAGCAAGGAGCAGATCACCTTCACCGCTGAGGTCCACCGCGACCACATCGACGCGTTCTACGACATCTTCCGCGCCATGCTCCTCGACCCCGGCTGGCGCGACGACGACTTCGCCCGTCTCACCGACGACGCCGTCAACTTGCTGGAAGTCGAACTCCGCGGGCAGAACGACGAGGAACTCGCCAAGGAGATCCTCTACCAGCGCATCTACCAGGGCCATCCCTACGGCCGCTACGACGCCGGTACCGTCTCCTCCCTGCAGTCGCTCAAGCTGGACGATCTCAAGCAGTTCTACCTCGCCGAATTCGCGTCCTCCAATCTCACCATCGCCATCGGCGGCGGCTACCCGGAAGGCTTCGAGCAGCGCCTCCGCAAGGACTTCTCCTCGCTCCCCCTCCGCGCCCGATCCAGCGTGGAGATCCCACCCGCGCCGCCCATCGGCGAAACCGAACTCTATCTCCTGGAAAAACCCGCCCGAGGCGTAGCCATCTCGCTAGGCTTTCCGCTCGCAGTCCGCCGCGGCCATCCCGACTTTCCAGCCCTCCTGCTAGCGGCTTCAGCGTTAGGCCAGCACCGCATGAGCAGTGGCCGTCTGTTCACCCGCATGCGCCAGCATCGCGGCCTCAACTACGGCGATTACGCCTACATTGAGTACTTCCCCGGAGGCATGTACACTCTGGAGCCCAGCCCCAACCACGCCAGGGCGAACGACATCTTTCAGCTTTGGATCCGCCCCGTCGATCGCGACCAGGCCCACTTCGCCCTCCGCCTGGCGCTGCACGAACTCGAGCGCTTCGTCCGTGAGGGCCTCACCCAGGATGAGTTCGACCGCAGCCGCAGCTTCCTCTCGAAGTACGTCAATCTCCTGTTGAAAACGAAATCCGAAGAGCTCGGCTACGCGGTAGACAGCGCCTACTACGGCATCCAGCCCTACCCCGAGTACGTAAGGACCGGCCTGTCCCAACTCACGCGAGACCAGGTCAACGCGGCCATCAAACGCCATCTGCGGGCAGACCGCCTGAAGATCGTAGCGGTAGGAGAAGGCATGGCCGACTTCCGCCAGGCGATTCTGGAGAACCGCGTCGCCCCAATGACCTACAACTCGCCCAAACCGGAGGAAATCCTAGAGGAAGACAAGATAGTGGAGCGCCGCCAAGTCGAAGTCCGCCCGGAATCCGCGCTGATAGTGGAAGCCGCCACCGCCTTCAACGAATGA